Proteins encoded by one window of Mailhella massiliensis:
- a CDS encoding DUF2493 domain-containing protein, producing the protein MKLAVVGSRDFQDYAWLEHCLLRVFRVEELEAVISGGARGADGLAARFAAAHQLPLVVIPADWKRYGRKAGPIRNTEIVARADAVAAFWDGKSPGTRDTITKARNAGLRVEVFFCGRGSAEGGVMPLL; encoded by the coding sequence ATGAAACTGGCCGTGGTGGGGTCTCGCGATTTTCAGGATTACGCATGGCTGGAGCACTGCCTGCTGCGCGTGTTCCGCGTGGAGGAGCTTGAAGCCGTCATTTCCGGCGGCGCGCGCGGGGCGGACGGCCTTGCGGCACGCTTTGCCGCGGCCCATCAGCTTCCCCTCGTCGTGATTCCCGCAGACTGGAAGCGCTACGGCAGAAAGGCGGGCCCCATACGCAACACGGAAATCGTGGCGCGGGCCGATGCCGTTGCCGCCTTCTGGGACGGCAAATCCCCGGGCACGCGGGATACCATCACCAAGGCGCGCAATGCAGGGCTGCGCGTGGAGGTGTTCTTCTGCGGCAGGGGAAGCGCCGAGGGCGGCGTCATGCCCCTTCTCTGA